AAATATTCCGTCAATTTCCTTATGAACCTTCTGCAAAATGTGTTTGTTGTTTGCTAAttctaataatgtataatCTACAGCGCTTGCTGTCGTTTCGACGCCGGCCACAAAAAACGAAAATGCTTGGGAAGCCACAAACTGATcgatatttactttataaccTGATGCATCTTGAATCGATTCATCATTTTGTATTTCCATATACATATCTATATAGTCGTCCCTTTTTCCAGGCGTCTGTTGACGACATTTACTGACTTTTTGTATAACTTCCaatataagatttttgtaatcatcaaatattcttatattgaGAACCTTAAGCAGTATTGGAAATTGGATGCTAATAAtcagttttaaagaaaataaacatcGATGAAAAAATGGGAGTGGTTTACAAAGCGCATTTACGATTGGCGATTGTAATGCATTTTTTGTTACAAAGTCTAATCCAAATATTGCTGATCCGATagcaacaaaattaaatttttcatatacaCTCTTATTTTTCTCGCATTGATAATTCTTTatataatcaattaaattgtatgaacaTTGGTATATTGAATGTGACAtactttttaactttttattagtGAAAACTGGTGTAATTTTCTGTCTGACCAGCTTCCAGCGTTGATAATCATTCATGAAAAGTAAGTTATCTATCAAGTCTTCTTTATCATTAAGATAATACCCACGGGAGTGAAAGCAGTGTGAATCTTTCAAAACAGCTCGAATATCTTCcaaatttttcaaaacaaGTACAGGTTTTGAATTTAAGTACATCCCGACATAGTTTTCACTTGGATACgcgttataaatatttctataaactTCTGGCAAAGAACACTTTCCAAGTAAAAAGTCCCATGCAGCGTAGTTCACTTGCACCACATTTCTTATTttccaataatttttattaacattataatagtatataacaGTAACAAGACTACAAACGAAGAtggatataattaatatcattttGTAAGTTATATTCCCAATTAGTTCAAATTAGTACTGGCTAGTTAAAGTATACCTCAACACCCGCTTTTTTAATTGTCAATCATAACGTTTTATTCGGTTAATACtgttcaatattaattaacgttTTGGAATTAgctaataatttgttttctaagacacggaaaaaatattaattgaaaatagaATTAACTGAAGTACAGCATGTTTcgctaaaaaatattatataaaatgtttgaaattttcttaactttaAAATCTAATGTTTGCACATTAtctaacataaatataataaatgtctttacggttagactttaaaaaaaatctttacggTTTGGGCTTTAGATTTCTTTCGTTATCATTTGTTGTTTGTTCTAAATGAAAGTTGACAGCTGTCGacttttaggtctaaggcaagccggtttcctcacaatgttttcctccACATTACAAGTGtgaaatacgcacatagataAAAAGCCATACACATACACATGAtggaacctacgatctcagtgATGAGAGCCGCATactcaagccactaggccaaatcTGCTCCATCCATTCCCATTTTAggttaacatttaaaaataatcaaagggTTGTTTATTTAGATTAACAAGACATACAGACTATGTAGTAAAGATTACTACATAGTCTGTATGTCTTGTTAATCTTACAAAATACTACACAGTAGATCTGAATATCCATCCTTTTGCAATCCAATAAGTTCCGGATAAATTTTGAGATTGGTTTAAACCCTTCTCAAGGTTCCCGTAACCATCATTGAAGTGGCTAGTAATGTTTGTTGCAGGTTCATCAAACCTGGGGGATTAGAAACGTGCCTAGGTTAACAATCCTCTGTGTCcattaaatatcatttttattttctagagCTGACTGTAAGACATcacttgttagcgataagaccGTTGTTACCAGTTAGCAACAAGAATTTTTATTCACCAAATAATGAAAGTTTAGTTTTCcatgtataaatgtaattaatatttacactaACGGAAATAGTTTCTACAATGTTAGTAATGACTAATTACACAcacgaataataattaatttctactccaaacttttaaatttgttttaattttctttttattattactatgtaggttgagtcgagcagtgttggcttagtggcttcagcgtgcg
Above is a genomic segment from Pieris napi chromosome 7, ilPieNapi1.2, whole genome shotgun sequence containing:
- the LOC125051412 gene encoding cytochrome P450 6j1-like, whose amino-acid sequence is MILIISIFVCSLVTVIYYYNVNKNYWKIRNVVQVNYAAWDFLLGKCSLPEVYRNIYNAYPSENYVGMYLNSKPVLVLKNLEDIRAVLKDSHCFHSRGYYLNDKEDLIDNLLFMNDYQRWKLVRQKITPVFTNKKLKSMSHSIYQCSYNLIDYIKNYQCEKNKSVYEKFNFVAIGSAIFGLDFVTKNALQSPIVNALCKPLPFFHRCLFSLKLIISIQFPILLKVLNIRIFDDYKNLILEVIQKVSKCRQQTPGKRDDYIDMYMEIQNDESIQDASGYKVNIDQFVASQAFSFFVAGVETTASAVDYTLLELANNKHILQKVHKEIDGIFHEYKELNYNNVKSMKYLNMVLSEALRKYPPIGSMQRMATEDAILPSNLKVNKGIYVIIPIYALHMDAKYFEEPDIFDPERFSSDNINEIKKYTYLPFSEGNRVCIGAKYARLHMKIMLAVLLREFTLKSCMYRVTTFEPNLFTLSNSSVQYELIPRHKRV